The nucleotide sequence AGCCTGACATCTTGGAAGGTCCGAGTGATTCCGAGAGTGGAAACTTCGTGAGAAATGACTTTTGAAATTTTCTCTTTTCCGAGCACTACAACTTTCCCGCTATCAAGCGGAATAATTCCTGTAAGCAAATTCACGAGAGTCGATTTCCCCGAACCGTTCGGGCCGATAATTCCAGTGATTTTCCCGGCTTCAAAGGAAAGCGAGAGATGATCTACGGCATGTACGCCGTCGAATCGTTTTACTAAGCTTTTTGTTTCGAGAATGGGCATTTTTATTGTTCAAATTTAACAAACTGACTATTTTTTACGATTTTAAATATTGTTGGTTTTGAAGCAGTACCATTTTCGGCAATCGAGATTTGTCCGCTCACTCCCGTGTAATTACTAATCCTATGGAGATAATTAAGCACACAATCAGAGTCGGCGCCACAAGAGTTGTACGCATCAACTTGGAGCATGAGAGAATCATATGCATTAGCGGCAAAGGTATCTGGCTTTTGATTGAATTTTGCTTCATATCGTTTCGCAAAATCTAGAATTTTATCGGTCTTCGGAAACGGCTCGTCAGAAGAAATAATAAATCCTTCGGCAGCTATTCCTGCAGTACTCAATACATTCGGGTCTTCATTCTGAGAATTTCCGACAATTTTTGCTTGAATGCCGAGCTCTCGTGCTTGTTTCAGTAAATTTCCAAGAGGCGCTGCCAGTTCCGTTACAAAAATAATATCCACTTTATCAGCTTTAATTTTTGTAAGCTGTGTCCGAAAATCTGTCGCGTCAACAGCAGTAACCTCGCTTGAAAGAATCTTTCCTCCAGCCTTCTCAAAAGTTTCAGACAAATACTTATTGTAATCTGCTCCAAGCGGAGTGTTGTAATAGATCACAGAAGCCTTCTTCCCGCCAAGCGTATCGTGAGCAAACTGTGCTATCTGCTTTGCTTTGAGCTGTATCGAACTGTTCGTAGAAACAAGATACTTATGTCCTAAAACAGAATCTGGATTTGGTGCAATATTGAAAGACACAATTTTAGCTTCTTCCATAATTGGCAATACGGGGACAAAGCCAACAACACAGAATGAACCGCCCAGAATAGTTATTTTGTCTGTTGAGATAAATTTCTGAGCTGCAGCCACAGCTTCTTTCGGCTGGCAAGCATCTTCATAGAGTATATCGAAACTTTTTATTTTTCCTTGAGCTAAAACATCCTCTTTTGCCATTTCAAAACCATTATGAATATGTTCACCGAGGGCGGCAAAGTTACCTGTGATTGGAGCGATGACTCCAATTCGAAAACTTTCTGGTTTCTTATTCGAGACAAGGAAAACAAGAAGAAAAATGAACAAGATGACGAAAACTGCTCCAATTACTTTCTTGTCCATAGAGATTTTTTAAGGATTGAACTCAACAAGTTTTCCTGATGTATATCTGTAATAAACCGGGCTCATGTCGAGCACTCTGTCGTCTCCAAAACCAGCCGACTGAAGAACGCCAACATGTGCATCTTGCTTCATCTTTGAAACAACGCAATCAGGATCTGTCTTCGAGCATTTTGACAGTCCGTTATAGAGATACATAACTTCATCATACCCATAAGCAGCAGGAACAAAATCTTTTTCTACTATGCCCGGATATTTTCTAGCCAGTTTCGCTCTGAAATCATCTGAAATCGGCTGATCAAATGTCATTACCCCCTCGATAGCAGATTGAGGAACGCTTGAGCGAACTTTTTCAGTAAAGCCGTCCGGAATTCCAATGCCCATGAATATCGGAATTCTGAGACCTAAATCCGCTTTCTGCTTAAAGAAACTGATGGCATGATCCTCATAGAAAACCGGCACAAGCGCATCTATTCCACTGCTTTTCATTTTTGAAATGATCGTGCGAAAATCCGTCGTATCTATGTTGAATTTAGTGATATCAATTTTAATTCCTTTTTCTTGAGCTACTTTTGTCATAGCCTGCTCGCATTCGGGAGCGAAGTCGAGATTGAGGAAAAGTCCGCCGATATTTTTATAACCCTGACTCGCGAGATATTCTGTAGCTACCGCACACTGTTTCCCAACGTCAAAATAGAATTTAAAAGCATACGGATTGTCTTCCACGAATTTTTTCACAAGAGCGTCGTAGACGAAAGGAATCTTGTTTGAAAGAGACAAAGGGTTAACAGAAGAGCTTGGAGCGGTGAATTCGACAGCCAGAGCGTTTACTTTGTCGATATTTATCAGTTTTTGCGCAGCAGTAGCTGATTTTTGTGCATCTGTCGCACCGTCCTCAATTGCAATGTCTAGATTGTCTCCGCCTGCTTTGATTTCATCTTGAGCAAGCTGCATTCCCTTTACATATCCTTCGCCCCAATATGCGCCCCAGCCAGTTAGAGGAGCGACCACGCCGATTTTAGGAGAACCTGATGAGTTGTTTCCTCGTCCAATGAGGATAATCAATATAACCACGACGAGAATCACAAGCCCCCATATTGTTTTTTTACCCATAAAATAAGCTTTATTTAATATTCTTCAATACTATCCTTCCGGGGAGTTTTTGCAATCAAAGCTTGTATTCTCCCAAAAGTCCCTGCGGTTTATACATCATAAGCACCACCAAAAGCACTCCGTACACCACTTGTCGCATTTGGGCGGCTATATCTGTTGGGAAGCCCACGAAACGGAGAAATTCGGGAAGAAGAATGAGGACCGCGGCGCCGAGTACGGCGCCGCGGTGGCTCGCAAGCCCACCGAGGATCACTGTTGAAAGAATAAAGATGGATTCGGTAACAGTAAACGTGGATGGATCGATAAAAGTAATATAGGCGGCATACAAAGAGCCAGCAAAGGCCGCAAGAGCAGCCGCAATAACAAAAATCGCAAGCTTGTAGAGAAGTACGTTATAGCCGAATACAGAAATAGCTTGTTCATCTTCGCGAATTGCTTTTAGCACTCGCCCAAAAGAAGAACCGGTGACGAAATGGGAAAATAAAAAGACAAGCAGAGTTACAACGAGAGCGAGTACTAAAAACCAGAAATTATCTGCAAAAGCGAAACCAAAAATAGCTGGTCGAGGAATCCCCGGAATACCCAGGGGTCCACGAGTAAGGTCCTGCCAATTGAGAAAAACACTATAAACAATTACTCCAAAGCCAAGTGAAGCCAGAGCATAAAAGTCGCCTTTAAACTTTGAAAGTACGGCACCGATACAAAGTGCCAGAAATGCCGAAATGAGAGCTCCAATAAAAGCGGCCAAAAAGAAATTGATACCGAGAGAAGTAAGAAGAATCGCTGTGACATAAGCACCGATACCAAAAAACGCCGCGTGAGCAAGAGAAAGAAAGCCAGAAAAACCAACAACCAAGTCCAAGGAAATCGCTAAAATGGCGTAAATGGATATAAGGATCAGTAAATGGATAAGGTAAGGCATTTTATTGTTTAAAAATTCCTTGGGGTTTAAAAATTAAAAATATAATTAAAACTCCAAACGCGATTGCATCTTTCCATTCTCCAGAAATGTGCCAAATACCGAAGTTTTCAACAAAACCCAGAAGAAAAGCTCCTAGAAGTGCGCCGTAGATATTCCCCATTCCTCCAATTATTGAAGCAATGACGGCCTTGAGAAGGAGCGGCAAGCCCATTGTCGGCTCAATACCCGTATCAAAACCCACCATAATTCCCGCGAGACCTGCAATTGCAGAGCCGATAATAAAGATACCTCCAATAATTTTTTCGGTATTCACCCCCACTATTTTAGAAACTTCTTCATCATCCCCCACTGCTCTTACCATTTTTCCGAAAAATGTGAATTTGAGAAGAAGAGCGAGACCAACTGCAACAAGAATGGAAGTGCAAAGAATGATGACTTGTGTTTGTGTTATCGCGCCAGACAAAATAATAAAGACTCTCTCTTGCCCCAAATTGGAAGAAAGTGTTTGGAATTGGCTTGTAAAAAGGATCGCCACAACTGCTTGAAGGGCTGTAAAAACACCGAGCGAAGCAACAAGCATCACAGTATTTGAGGATTTTCTAGCGCGAAGCTTTCGATAGATCAATTTGTAGAAAAGAAAACCAAGAAGAGCGGAAATGAGAATGCCCGCGGGGACAGCCACAAAAAGTGGAAGGCCAAGTGTTTTCAAAACATAAAATGTTCCATATGCACCTGCAGTGGCAAGCACTCCATAAGAGAGATCGAAAAACTTCACTGTACTGAAGATGAGGCTGAAACCCAGAGCCATGAGGCTGTAGATGGATCCGGCAATAATGCTGTTTAATACGAGTTGAGGAACGATGGACATAAAATTGCACCTTTAGAATAGCAATTTAAACACGAAAAAACCATCCTTTCTTGGGGATGGTTTTTTCTGAGAAATTCTTCAACTATTATTGAAGCACTTCTGCCTTTGCATTCTTTACAACAAGCACGTTGTAATCTGCACCGACAGGATCACCGTTCTTATCGAATTGAATATTAAGGTTTGAAACACCACCATTGTAATTCACCTTGTATAGCGCATCTTTTATTTTTGTGCTATCAGTTCCAACTTGAGATATAACTTGCGCAAGGATCTTTATTCCGTCATAAGCGAAGTTGCTAGGATAAATAATACTGTCATTTCCTAATTTCGCTTTCATACTTGCTTTAAAGGCATCAGTAGAATTTGTTTTGACGCGAGTATACATTACTCCTTCACCATCCTTTCCGAGCGTATCCCATATCTTGTTGTCATCCCAAGAATCAGCTCCAAAGATTGGCTGTTTAAGACCGAGCACTTTTGCTTGTTTGATACCTGCAATTGCTCCGTCTGTGAAAGATGGGAAATAGAAAAGATCTGCAGTAGAAGCCTTTACTTTCGTAATTTGAGATCGCAAGTCTTGAGAATCAGGTGCATACGCTTCCGAAGAAACAACACTGCCTCCCAATGCTGTAAATGCGTCGGTAAAGGCTTTGTTAAGACCAATTCCCCAATCGTTGTTGATGTAGACAATAGCTACTTTTGTTTTTTTGAGGGTATTGTAAGCAAATTGTGCTGCATATTTTGCCTGGAAAAGATCTGAGGGAACATCTCTAAAAATATAATCGCCAGCATCGGAGATTTTTGGAGCAGTTGCGCTATATGAAAGCACAACTGTTTTTGCTTGCTCTGCAATTGGCGCCATTGCGAGCGTCGCTGGAGAACATGTACTTCCTAATATCACCGAAACCTTATCGATGTTTATGAGTTTTTGTGCGGCGCTTGCTCCTTCTGGTCCTGCACATTTATCATCTTCATAAATCACATTAAGCGTTCGGCCATTGATACCTCCGGCCGCATTAACCTCGCTTACCGCAATTTCTACTGCGGCTTTTGCATTTTGTCCTATGTTAGCCAAATCTCCCGTAAGTGGACCTGTGAATCCGATCGTAACAGGGCCAGTCTCTGTTGCCACAGGAGCTTTTCCAGGGCCTTTTGCCAAATACGCTATACCGAGCACAACCAACACGATAACAATCAAAACAAGAACTTTCTTCATAGAATGAATAAATAACTAATAATTAAGAGAGCCAAAAGGAACTAGAGCTTTCAACGCCTCTAATGATATAAAAGCGTTTTATAAAATGCAAATAATCTGTGTCAAAAATGTCCCACAAATATCTTTCATATCTCGATCTTAGAAAAAAGATATCCTCCAATGATGACGAACACAATTGTTATGAGAGAAAGCACTGTTATATCCGTTCCCAATCCAAAATGATATCCGCCAACAAGAAGCCCTCGCATCGCATCAATTCCGTATGAAAGCGGATCAAATTTCGCAATTGTGCCTATGACACCTTGTCCAGACTCTCCGAGAGGAAACAAAGATCCGGAAAGAAAAAAGAGCGGCATCACCAAAAAGTTCATGATGAGCTGAAAGCCTTGCATATCTTCTAATCTCGAAGCGATGGCAGTACCCAAAGCCGTGAAGAGAATCGCCACGAGAAACATTACTAGAAGTACGAGAGGCATCACTGCCCAAGATACAGGATGAAAACCGGTCAAAAGTGAGAGAAGAAAGACGACAACACCTTGCATAACCGCAACAGTCGCGCCCCCCAAAGTTCTTCCGATCATAATATTGTAACGAGATACGGGAGCAACAAGCGTTTCTTTCAAAAATCCAAATTGCCTATCCCAGATCACTTCAATTCCTGAAAAGATCGCCGTAAAAATAATTCCCATTCCAACCACACCGGGGACAAGAAAATTAATATAATTCCCTTTTCCCGCTTGCTGGAAAACCGGCCCGAACCCATATCCAAGCGCCAAAAGAAATAGGATCGGCTGGCCAAGGGAACCAATGATACGAGACTTGGAGCGTATGTATCGCTTAATTTGTCGGAGCCAAAGAATGTAAATAGTTGAAAGCATAGTTTTTATCTTTTATTTCCGCCTCTCCACACTTGGCGCATTTGACGCATATGATCTCCTGCACCAGCTTCTTCATCACGAATCGTCTTTCCTGTAAGTGCGAGAAATGCTTCTTCAAGAGATTTGGTGCTCGTCTGTTCTTTCAAAGAATCCGCCGTACCGGAAGCAACGATAGTTCCATGGTCAATGATGGCAATTCTCTGTGCTACTTTTGCAGCCTCTTCCATATAGTGCGTGGTAAAGAAGATGGTCACGCCTTCAGATTTATTTAATTCTTGAAGATACGTCCACATATGATTTCGAGTTTGCGGGTCAAGACCAAGTGTTGGCTCGTCCAAGAAAATAATTTTAGGGTGATGAATGAGACCTCTGGCAATTTCAAGCCGACGCTTCATACCTCCGGAAAATTGCTTTACCAGACTGTCTTTTCGATCAGTGAGCTCTACGAATGCCATAAGTTCGTCAATTCTCTGTCGGCGCAGTTTCTTCGGCATTCCATACAGTACTCCATGAAATTCCATATTTTCCCAGGCAGTAAGCTCGTCATCAAGGCTCGGGTCTTGGAAAACGATACCGAAGGAGTGTCTGACTTTGTTCGCCTCTGTTACGGGATTATTTCCGTCAATTCGAATCGTCCCTTCTGTGGGATGAAGGAGAGTCGTAAGCATTTTTATTGTTGTCGATTTTCCCGCGCCGTTCGGACCTAAAAATGCAAAAATTTCACCCTTTTTAACTTCGAAACTTACATTTTTCACAGCGGTGAAATTTCCAAACTTTTTTACAAGATTTTTAACTTCGATCATATGAGTTAGACGAGAGTATAGCAGAAAACTAGTCGAAAATGTACTACGCCTTCGGCTGTACATCTTTCGACATGATTTCCGTAGCGCGGAAATCACATCATCGCATCTCGCCTTTCTTTTGCCTCAAGATGCGGACGAACATAGCCAAACAATTTATCTTCGTGAGCAAAAAATTCTGGCGAACGTTTTTGTCTCGGACGCGATAAAGAATTTTCCATCACGTGTGAAATAGTGGACGGATGATCTGATGTTAAAACAGCAATCCTGTCTGCAAGTTCAAGCGCTTCTTCAAGGATATGCGTCACCATGACAATAGTCATCTTTCTTT is from Candidatus Paceibacterota bacterium and encodes:
- a CDS encoding ABC transporter permease; translation: MLSTIYILWLRQIKRYIRSKSRIIGSLGQPILFLLALGYGFGPVFQQAGKGNYINFLVPGVVGMGIIFTAIFSGIEVIWDRQFGFLKETLVAPVSRYNIMIGRTLGGATVAVMQGVVVFLLSLLTGFHPVSWAVMPLVLLVMFLVAILFTALGTAIASRLEDMQGFQLIMNFLVMPLFFLSGSLFPLGESGQGVIGTIAKFDPLSYGIDAMRGLLVGGYHFGLGTDITVLSLITIVFVIIGGYLFSKIEI
- a CDS encoding branched-chain amino acid ABC transporter permease; the encoded protein is MSIVPQLVLNSIIAGSIYSLMALGFSLIFSTVKFFDLSYGVLATAGAYGTFYVLKTLGLPLFVAVPAGILISALLGFLFYKLIYRKLRARKSSNTVMLVASLGVFTALQAVVAILFTSQFQTLSSNLGQERVFIILSGAITQTQVIILCTSILVAVGLALLLKFTFFGKMVRAVGDDEEVSKIVGVNTEKIIGGIFIIGSAIAGLAGIMVGFDTGIEPTMGLPLLLKAVIASIIGGMGNIYGALLGAFLLGFVENFGIWHISGEWKDAIAFGVLIIFLIFKPQGIFKQ
- a CDS encoding branched-chain amino acid ABC transporter permease, which produces MPYLIHLLILISIYAILAISLDLVVGFSGFLSLAHAAFFGIGAYVTAILLTSLGINFFLAAFIGALISAFLALCIGAVLSKFKGDFYALASLGFGVIVYSVFLNWQDLTRGPLGIPGIPRPAIFGFAFADNFWFLVLALVVTLLVFLFSHFVTGSSFGRVLKAIREDEQAISVFGYNVLLYKLAIFVIAAALAAFAGSLYAAYITFIDPSTFTVTESIFILSTVILGGLASHRGAVLGAAVLILLPEFLRFVGFPTDIAAQMRQVVYGVLLVVLMMYKPQGLLGEYKL
- a CDS encoding ABC transporter substrate-binding protein; this encodes MDKKVIGAVFVILFIFLLVFLVSNKKPESFRIGVIAPITGNFAALGEHIHNGFEMAKEDVLAQGKIKSFDILYEDACQPKEAVAAAQKFISTDKITILGGSFCVVGFVPVLPIMEEAKIVSFNIAPNPDSVLGHKYLVSTNSSIQLKAKQIAQFAHDTLGGKKASVIYYNTPLGADYNKYLSETFEKAGGKILSSEVTAVDATDFRTQLTKIKADKVDIIFVTELAAPLGNLLKQARELGIQAKIVGNSQNEDPNVLSTAGIAAEGFIISSDEPFPKTDKILDFAKRYEAKFNQKPDTFAANAYDSLMLQVDAYNSCGADSDCVLNYLHRISNYTGVSGQISIAENGTASKPTIFKIVKNSQFVKFEQ
- a CDS encoding ABC transporter substrate-binding protein translates to MGKKTIWGLVILVVVILIILIGRGNNSSGSPKIGVVAPLTGWGAYWGEGYVKGMQLAQDEIKAGGDNLDIAIEDGATDAQKSATAAQKLINIDKVNALAVEFTAPSSSVNPLSLSNKIPFVYDALVKKFVEDNPYAFKFYFDVGKQCAVATEYLASQGYKNIGGLFLNLDFAPECEQAMTKVAQEKGIKIDITKFNIDTTDFRTIISKMKSSGIDALVPVFYEDHAISFFKQKADLGLRIPIFMGIGIPDGFTEKVRSSVPQSAIEGVMTFDQPISDDFRAKLARKYPGIVEKDFVPAAYGYDEVMYLYNGLSKCSKTDPDCVVSKMKQDAHVGVLQSAGFGDDRVLDMSPVYYRYTSGKLVEFNP
- a CDS encoding ABC transporter substrate-binding protein; this translates as MKKVLVLIVIVLVVLGIAYLAKGPGKAPVATETGPVTIGFTGPLTGDLANIGQNAKAAVEIAVSEVNAAGGINGRTLNVIYEDDKCAGPEGASAAQKLINIDKVSVILGSTCSPATLAMAPIAEQAKTVVLSYSATAPKISDAGDYIFRDVPSDLFQAKYAAQFAYNTLKKTKVAIVYINNDWGIGLNKAFTDAFTALGGSVVSSEAYAPDSQDLRSQITKVKASTADLFYFPSFTDGAIAGIKQAKVLGLKQPIFGADSWDDNKIWDTLGKDGEGVMYTRVKTNSTDAFKASMKAKLGNDSIIYPSNFAYDGIKILAQVISQVGTDSTKIKDALYKVNYNGGVSNLNIQFDKNGDPVGADYNVLVVKNAKAEVLQ
- a CDS encoding ATP-binding cassette domain-containing protein; this translates as MIEVKNLVKKFGNFTAVKNVSFEVKKGEIFAFLGPNGAGKSTTIKMLTTLLHPTEGTIRIDGNNPVTEANKVRHSFGIVFQDPSLDDELTAWENMEFHGVLYGMPKKLRRQRIDELMAFVELTDRKDSLVKQFSGGMKRRLEIARGLIHHPKIIFLDEPTLGLDPQTRNHMWTYLQELNKSEGVTIFFTTHYMEEAAKVAQRIAIIDHGTIVASGTADSLKEQTSTKSLEEAFLALTGKTIRDEEAGAGDHMRQMRQVWRGGNKR